The Magnetospirillum sp. XM-1 genomic interval TGCCGATCACCGCATTCCAAACAGACAATGTAATCTGGGGTCACCGACCGCCTCACCGAAACGGCAGGTTGCTGCCGTTCAGCCGGTGCTGAAGCAGGGTTGTCCGTAGCGGCTAAAGTCGAATAAACGGACTTGATCAGGTTCGGAATTTCTGTGACCGCCAAGGTGTTGCTGCCCAAGTAGGCGGCAACAATCTTGGTGGTCAGAGCCTTGATGTCATCGGCCATTGATGGTGTCCTTGAGGCTCTTTCCGGCGGTGAATTTGGCAGACTTGCTGGCCGCGATGGTGAGGGGCTTGCCAGTTTGCGGATTCCTGCCTTGACGGGCAGGACGGGCAGAAACCGAGAAGGTTCCAAAGCCAACCAGACGTACATCATCACCCGATTTCATGGCGGCGGTGACGGCTGCGAAAACGGCATCAATGGCACTTGCCGCGTCGGCCTTGGTCATGTTGGCACCATCGGCGACGGCGGCGATCAATTCGGACTTGTTCATGTGCCCCTCCCTACCAAACAAAAACGGAATGACTAACAGCCATCATTTATCAAACGGATTCACTCAGGCGTCGGCAAGGTAAACAGGAAAGTCGAGCCGCCTGAAGGTGATTGCTCGACCCAAATCTCGCCCCCGTGCCGCTCGACAATCTTCTTGCAGACAGAAAGACCGATCCCTGTTCCCTCGTATACCTCTCGGGTATGAAGTCGCTTGAAAAGCAGAAAAATTCGGTCGAAGTATTCTGGTGCGATCCCGATACCATTATCTTGAACAGAGAAGACCGCCTTCCCATCATCGAGACGAGCAGCGACGGCGATGTGGGGTCTTATCCCCTTTTTTCGATATTTGATGGCATTCCCAATTAGGTTTTGGAAAAGCCGATCTAATTGGTGGCCATCCCCAACCACCATGAGCGAAGCATCCACATCGACGACCACGTGTGCATCACACTCGGAAATGGCTGTCCCAAGATTTCTCACGGCACGGGAAATGGCATCACCGATCCGCATCGGAACCAGTGGTTCTCCCTGTCTATCAATTCTGGAGAATGCAAGCAGGTCCAGAACCATCGCATCCATTCGCCGGGCACCGTCGCGGACGAAGCCAATAAATTCATGCCCATCTGCGTCAAAGTGATGTCCGTAGCGGCGTTCAATCAGGTCAACATAGCTGCTGATCATACGGAGTGGCTCACGAAGATCATGGGATGCGACGTAGGCAAATTGCTCAAGTTCAGCGTTGGATGCCGCCAAATCCTTACAGGCAATTCCCAGTTTTTCTTCGCTCTCCCGTCTGACAGAGACATCAAAACAATAGCCGACATACCCGAGAAATTCGCCGGACTGGTTTTGAATAGGGATTCCGTAATCTATGATCCAACCGTATTCGCCACAGGCACGCTTGATGCGGTATTCCATGTCGAACGGATGACGAAGTGCGAAGGCATCTAGATAGATTTTCAAGCAGCGATCAAAATCATCAGGATGGACACCTTCCGCCCATCCGTTCCCCATCTCTTGCTCCATTGTCCTGCCGGTATAGGCGAGCCATGCGGGGTTGAACCAATTGCATTTGGCATCGAGACCTGCACGCCAGATCAGAATCGGGGCAGCTTTTAGGAGTTCGAGATCAGGCCAGCCTGTGTTTGCAACAATCATGGCCGTCCTCCGCCTTCACGCCGATCAAATGCTACCAAAGATTTATATCTTTCATCAACCTCAAGCAAAATGGTCCGGAGATTTAGCACCTTCCATTGTGCACCGATCCCCAACGGACTCCTCCTTCACCCGGAGGATTCCTGCCTCCAATCCCGCAGCAATCACCGTGTCCGAAATGGCATCCTTGATCTCATCAGGCAGAATAATTGCGGCTTTCCATGAGCCATCTGGTGCCCGATATGTTGGCAAGGAAACCTCGGTACTTTTGTCATCAGCCCTCACCTTGACTCCTTGGATGATCATCTCGATGCCATCAAAGACGACCTCAACATCAGCCAAGGCACGTAGCTTACCGGCATTCTTCACTTCGGTGATGCCGATTGCCGATACAGTAATCGATGCAGTGTCCATGGTCGGATTTACCTTCATCATCTCCGCCTTGATGGCATAAGCCGAATACGATAACCTTTTCTGGTGGCATCCCCCCGATGCGGCCACATCTGGATAGATCACCCCCGTAAACTTGATCCATCCAGCACGATCCGGCGGTGGAGTTCTTACCAGTTCTCCACCGCCGACCTGTTTTACGGCTCGTTCCGAATCACAGGCACAGCCACAAAGTACTCCGGGTCTTCCAGGGTGCGAATCGACACCATTAGTGTCTCGTGCCTGTTCACCAGCCGGGCATGCGGAACCCCATCAACGGCCGTCCAAAGCCGTGACACCTCCCACACCTTTCTGGTCGGATCGTTGGCTTTCATGAACAAGTCACCGACTTGGATGGGGGGAGTTTTTCGTCCGAATATTGCCATGTTCGCCCAACCTGCCTGCCCGAAATTATACCGCCGTGTCGCGAACTGCCTGGATGTGCCCAAAGAACTTTCGATCTTCGGACAGCATGTGCTTTGCCACCACGTCATAGGCCAGAAAATTGAACAGGTCGCCCAAGGCCAGTTCGCCGGATGTGAAAATCGCCACCAATTCCCCGGCACGGTCGATTAGACCCTGGTGGGTTTGGGCATGTTCATCAGCACCGGAATATCCTATCGAGCGGAAAACTGCTTCTTCATCCCGGAAATGATCCAGAAGGTCCGAAACAAGTGCTTCGATCTGAGGTGCCACCTCATCGGTTGGTCGCTCTCCGATGACTGCTATCAGCAAATTATTTGCGTGTTCGAATAGATTTCGGTGCTGCGTATCGAGCAAAGCATGGCCGGACTCGTAGGTGCTCCTCCAGACCAGACGTAGAAACGAGAGATCGAGAAGCTCTGCCTCATCGGCTTCATCAGCCTCGCAGGCATCGGTTACGACTCGGTTCC includes:
- a CDS encoding ATP-binding protein, which translates into the protein MIVANTGWPDLELLKAAPILIWRAGLDAKCNWFNPAWLAYTGRTMEQEMGNGWAEGVHPDDFDRCLKIYLDAFALRHPFDMEYRIKRACGEYGWIIDYGIPIQNQSGEFLGYVGYCFDVSVRRESEEKLGIACKDLAASNAELEQFAYVASHDLREPLRMISSYVDLIERRYGHHFDADGHEFIGFVRDGARRMDAMVLDLLAFSRIDRQGEPLVPMRIGDAISRAVRNLGTAISECDAHVVVDVDASLMVVGDGHQLDRLFQNLIGNAIKYRKKGIRPHIAVAARLDDGKAVFSVQDNGIGIAPEYFDRIFLLFKRLHTREVYEGTGIGLSVCKKIVERHGGEIWVEQSPSGGSTFLFTLPTPE
- a CDS encoding HU family DNA-binding protein, with protein sequence MNKSELIAAVADGANMTKADAASAIDAVFAAVTAAMKSGDDVRLVGFGTFSVSARPARQGRNPQTGKPLTIAASKSAKFTAGKSLKDTINGR
- a CDS encoding MucR family transcriptional regulator; the encoded protein is MADDIKALTTKIVAAYLGSNTLAVTEIPNLIKSVYSTLAATDNPASAPAERQQPAVSVRRSVTPDYIVCLECGDRQKMLKRHLTTGHGLTADEYRTKWALPKDYPLVAPEYAARRSEFAKAVGLGYSRTNRKPKSAT